Proteins from one Plodia interpunctella isolate USDA-ARS_2022_Savannah chromosome 7, ilPloInte3.2, whole genome shotgun sequence genomic window:
- the LOC128671451 gene encoding uncharacterized protein LOC128671451, which produces MAPRETPKATPKVQRTIVKTASKLRSTPTSTVKKTMSTKKTGDKIPLKVSNMTEVNIRQRTSTVPKVSTPKPKENKSVPLPGSVVKSAKKATWKRRPKPAHSGVPVPEKMKRLFEKQLQDADCSL; this is translated from the exons ATGGCTCCTCGAGAAACGCCTAAAGCTACACCGAAAGTGCAACGCACCATTGTAAAAACGGCATCAAAACTACGATCAACTCCAACTTCAACTGTTAAAAAGACCATGTCAACGAAAAAGACAGGGGATAAGATACCCCTAAAAG ttAGTAACATGACAGAAGTTAACATAAGACAAAGGACCAGCACAGTCCCGAAGGTATCCACTCCGAAACCAAAAGAGAACAAGTCAGTTCCTCTCCCAGGCAGCGTCGTGAAGAGTGCCAAGAAGGCGACCTGGAAACGGAGACCCAAACCGGCACATTCCGGAGTTCCCGTTCCTGAGAAAATGAAGAGGTTGTTCGAAAAACAGCTGCAAGATGCAGATTGTAGTCTTTga
- the LOC128671198 gene encoding uncharacterized protein LOC128671198, protein MDRLNQLRGEAGGSRDSTLDTSSPPSEAFMTANESSKYFSLSEDSEFDISPIKDTSLAAPDPETTVTDDHLISNLSPIGKKSDLDSYKIGKQIEAANILSGGVDIFEDNDNSNDGNELIIDDNADEDKSNELILVDTAEFKGDEETLENVSETDTPIKDTEVVLQIDGKNVDAIDIGNGLYLYRKEGEEELAAVQIIDDDQHQPSFKFLKVRENAEGNLEVYEEIQIEVPKELPAKGGKNTDKNISHLPIKDINKVISEPTSDVVDKATKIPQVEVFATPSKDLEADSNKDLQSESKEVNLNTKIKLSEARKSPVIGSFTPMTYHSTPNKEGKPLTKTMVDLQLHPSRHSDNVKKTIEVHTDNSKQKSSEIPSKSAKDNESKSPDSKFELKESEVKNTVCEQKTKESEVSAENQTSIEDKADKSSDTNTPKTEAVRPGIEISKELHTTEKRHDTKEDIKVIENEVKSNPTDNLPSQSNLEKRNSEVKPSNIISCKITEESVPKINENSNVVSSSTETKEASSLHKESMKDVKLLKPEKETGGSQQVKVGEVSSSQEAHITEKTKSENVEVIDNVDQDSDKLNTETPERKEKVKDVEKATSEDLKECAKSDILRPEQNTSKESPVSLQVVTAQATVSSEKPAESKAADEMAKVDNVNNKQDTILDINCKKPELQTFSDHVKPEILEKMKTDILSKETEQSMKVVNEVKPNLPPVDSNKSKDVKPVEINKVVAPSADIDKKEIPKLTKPAPIKPINNNHAAVPFGKWTEANRQEFLNKIKESKVPTNHSNGKQIKNSNDLNRRDILKKIDSQRSNIATAKAQEIANIAKLGQGVKKEAPIFINKSSVSHDTKIPMKSETQDIKSKPAIISRKTAKHETVPNPVPEMTTATATSANAVKKELRTEINNQDLIDKTIDDIIGKAVTVKDQDDTNAEKNTVKESAAKSKREEKPRPVEKPKINERKAIEKRLPVHRPKPIERPKPTEKPKPVDPPKPVVKQGAIKTGMTLLDDIEMEMNKLHGIPFVERPQHELPQVSQRQPFRTYSKAESEKDTDKNVKVPKLLPFVNKAQQKMIKDSTIDLDSEEEIIEHEPITGDIEMNKKELPTKSSNAPIYVPSTTTDSSKKEAIITENDFDKFARRNSKTYENCLKVNFDGSESHNVIQTVVEKDNLKIGPKTETVSADSKTAQKDLINTKPVKKQNLMFTDNDPNKHYPSKVKMAYQSVMTAKRQLERPITIIEDKPVKVMYVDSNMDFNPHTLNVQGKELTPPSIHIPEIDANTASSCDSLDSDLGIVDDAKSQDEIRSKTKHQRKQVLTPVDNPDLELIEPEDLGYIVSPKKKRRTEESRHEKSPRALVPKKSYLLGRNTEDKVAKTVDLSQNTFKESLNKEEPPKTHNAASAIDSLVKAAALIETQSENVLNNVCDTPSTDSPTVTPAKRGRGRPRKYPLPEGAADKNKAPSPQKKPRLIDAKIKKPEPISDDDSSEDEVIKENWTMGKINENIVCPICSKLFRSENVVFKHVKHCTGPSPNRSDSDKRSPRRGRFSQESESTESKTTDDTDFEIEKIAPKKRKSKESPVKPATEKDDIIVIEDTPIKERIEKREVKTHETKKVVKNKVQDNKVNNLVCEICGKTFRQLSYLVSHKLLHGKDEQKKVEPAQDQSKSVFSCDVCKKEFRKLHHLVQHRIIHNPNAMPARLSRKSSLEQKDNKIDKDQVSKQSEDPSAGFRCEPCDKSFRKLHHLVEHRETHDGINRQKIVPAPPVHDKLPPPPQCEVCKKTFRKLHHLIEHKEQHLETSSEKSDDKSVKSSLSTKDIIHECSLCYMVFPNEHSLTKHTVICQKKKKQSATKALKQLEDGSEVTKDQKEDTVSEPTKQDEDLKTIEEIASDDTQNSDIPISKFVPERKSTESNINSASEQKSQITPEVDKPEPITVKESEKETTSKEPDTKLLKETKQIENASKVQVDSEIPVKIPKTDEKETGKTAKKKTLAKEKSATVAKRQKSISAPLPVVAEVKAAESSDDDEVRYMLNPDFKVEETAEAKIFMKVKAKKRNSLQIERPNSKDLVKRRISLQHPPKIPRLKPKPIVPKVPVSTVAPVKSKPDLDPVPSTDSDDSDVKYSFPKPTVEKAKLASQETPKEAKSTPRKSLADKRKSLGGIAKRKSMGKAIIAKHKVKPSPLKTIKRRTAEIEHRCDCGQLFSSAALLCRHTSLAHTPPRVRRRRSPPPAAASASAAASRPHAESRKSSTRSDTSNKERNSEKPSAKSEVRKSIKVEESTKKTSTKVRRSNAHRGVPVPEKMRKLMEKMK, encoded by the exons ATGGATAGATTGAACCAGTTGAGAGGTGAAGCGGGTGGATCTCGGGACTCCACCTTGGACACCTCGTCGCCTCCAAGCGAGGCCTTTATGACGGCTAATGAGAGCTCCAAATACTTTTCCCTGTCGGAAGACTCTGAATTCGACATTTCTCCAATAAAAGACACGTCTTTAGCGGCCCCGGATCCTGAAACAACTGTAACCGATGACCATCTGATATCGAACCTGTCTCCTATTGGAAAGAAGTCTGACTTAGATAGTTATAAAATTGGGAAGCAAATTGAAGCAGCTAATATACTGTCTGGTGGGGTAGATATTTTTGAGGATAATGACAATTCTAATGACGGCAATGAACTGATAATTGATGATAACGCTGATGAAGATAAATCTAATGAATTGATATTAGTTGATACTGCAGAGTTCAAGGGTGATGAAGAAACTTTAGAGAATGTTTCGGAGACTGATACACCCATTAAGGACACTGAGGTAGTGCTGCAGATAGATGGTAAAAATGTAGATGCAATAGATATTGGCAACGGACTGTATTTGTATAGGAAGGAGGGGGAGGAAGAACTGGCTGCGGTTCAGATAATTGACGATGACCAGCATCAGCCCAGCTTCAAGTTCCTGAAAGTACG GGAAAATGCTGAAGGCAATCTGGAGGTGTATGAAGAAATACAGATAGAAGTTCCAAAAGAATTG CCTGCTAAAGGAGGAAAGAATACTGATAAGAATATTTCACATCTCCCCATCAAGGACATAAACAAGGTGATAAGTGAACCAACTAGCGATGTTGTAGATAAGGCAACCAAAATACCACAAGTAGAAGTCTTCGCTACTCCATCCAAAGATTTAGAAGCAGattcaaataaagatttaCAATCAGAATCTAAAGAAGTCAATTTAAAtacgaaaattaaattgagTGAAGCAAGGAAGTCACCTGTTATTGGGAGCTTCACACCAATGACATATCATTCAACACCTAACAAAGAAGGTAAACCATTGACAAAAACCATGGTAGATCTTCAACTACATCCAAGCAGGCATTCTGATAATGTGAAGAAAACTATTGAAGTACATACTgataattcaaaacaaaaatcgtCTGAAATTCCTAGCAAGAGTGCAAAAGACAATGAGAGCAAATCTCCTGACAGTAAGTTTGAATTGAAAGAATCGgaagtaaaaaatactgtttgtGAACAAAAGACCAAAGAGTCTGAAGTTTCAGCAGAAAACCAGACATCTATTGAAGATAAAGCAGACAAAAGTTCTGATACTAATACTCCAAAAACTGAAGCTGTTAGACCTGGTATTGAGATATCAAAAGAATTACATACCACTGAAAAAAGACATGATACAAAAGAAGATATTAAAGTCATTGAAAATGAAGTTAAATCTAATCCTACTGATAACCTGCCTTCCCAAAGTAacttagaaaaaagaaactctGAGGTTAAAccttcaaatattatttcatgcAAAATTACTGAAGAATCTGTGcctaaaattaatgaaaattcaaatgttgtaaGCAGTTCTACTGAAACTAAAGAAGCAAGTTCATTGCATAAAGAGTCAATGAAGGATGTTAAGTTACTAAAACCTGAAAAGGAGACTGGAGGCTCACAGCAAGTCAAAGTTGGTGAAGTATCCTCTTCACAAGAGGCACATATTACCGAGAAAACTAAGAGTGAAAACGTTGAAGTTATCGATAATGTTGATCAAGATAGTGACAAATTAAACACAGAAACTCCTGAAAGAAAAGAGAAGGTCAAGGATGTAGAAAAAGCTACTTCAGAAGACTTAAAAGAATGTGCCAAATCAGATATTTTGAGACCTGAACAGAATACCTCTAAAGAGAGCCCTGTTTCGCTTCAAGTAGTTACCGCACAGGCAACTGTTTCCTCTGAAAAGCCAGCAGAATCCAAAGCCGCGGATGAAATGGCAAAAGTTgacaatgtaaataataaacaagataccattttagatataaattgtaaaaaaccGGAGTTACAAACTTTTTCAGATCATGTGAAACCTGAAATATTAGAGAAAATGAAAACTGACATATTATCCAAGGAAACTGAACAATCTATGAAAGTGGTTAATGAAGTTAAACCAAATTTGCCTCCTGTCGATAGTAACAAAAGTAAAGACGTTAAACctgtagaaataaataaagttgtagCCCCAAGCGCcgatatagataaaaaagaaattcctAAACTAACTAAACCTGCACCTATTAAaccaattaataataatcatgcTGCAGTACCTTTTGGTAAATGGACAGAAGCCAATAGACAAGaatttctaaacaaaataaaagaatcgAAGGTTCCTACTAACCATTCTAAtggaaaacaaataaagaattccaatgatttaaatagaagagatattttgaagaaaatagaCAGCCAAAGAAGTAATATTGCTACGGCGAAAGCTCAAGAAATCGCGAACATAGCAAAATTAGGACAAGGAGTGAAAAAAGAGGcacctatatttattaacaaatctTCAGTCAGTCACGACACTAAAATTCCTATGAAATCTGAGACGCAGGATATAAAAAGTAAGCCAGCAATAATTAGTAGAAAGACAGCTAAACATGAAACTGTTCCAAATCCTGTGCCAGAAATGACAACCGCCACTGCAACATCTGCTAATGCTGTGAAAAAAGAATTGAggacagaaataaataatcaagaTCTGATTGACAAAACCATCGACGATATTATAGGGAAGGCGGTTACAGTAAAGGACCAGGATGATACAAACGCTGAAAAGAACACTGTTAAGGAGTCAGCTGCAAAATCAAAACGAGAGGAGAAACCTCGGCCAGTAGaaaaacctaaaataaatgaaagaaaagCAATTGAGAAGCGTTTACCTGTTCATAGACCCAAACCTATTGAAAGACCTAAACCGACTGAGAAACCAAAACCAGTTGATCCACCAAAACCCGTCGTTAAACAAGGTGCGATAAAAACCGGAATGactttactagatgatattgaAATGGAAATGAATAAATTGCACGGCATCCCTTTTGTAGAACGGCCTCAACACGAATTACCGCAAGTTTCTCAAAGACAGCCTTTTAGAACTTATAGCAAAGCTGAAAGTGAGAAAGATacagataaaaatgttaaagttcCTAAATTATTACCTTTCGTTAATAAAGCTCAACAAAAGATGATCAAAGATAGTACAATAGATCTTGATTCTGAAGAAGAGATTATAGAACATGAGCCTATTACAGGAGACATAGAGATGAACAAGAAAGAACTACCAACTAAATCTTCAAATGCTCCAATTTATGTACCCTCTACGACTACAGATTCATCAAAGAAAGAAGCAATTATAACCGAAAATGATTTCGATAAATTTGCTAGGAGGAATTCTAAAACTTATGAAAATTGCTTaaaagtcaactttgatgGCAGCGAATCACATAACGTAATTCAAACTGTTgtagaaaaagataatttaaaaattggaCCCAAAACTGAAACAGTATCTGCTGATAGTAAAACAGCTCAAAAAGAtctaattaatacaaaaccAGTCAAAAAACAGAATCTAATGTTTACTGATAATGATCCAAATAAGCACTATCCGTCTAAAGTTAAAATGGCTTACCAATCTGTAATGACTGCTAAAAGACAACTAGAACGTCCAATTACTATTATTGAAGATAAACCTGTGAAAGTCATGTATGTGGATTCTAATATGGACTTTAATCCTCATACCCTAAATGTCCAAGGAAAAGAACTTACACCGCCAAGCATACATATACCAGAAATCGATGCTAACACTGCTAGCTCTTGTGATTCACTGGATTCTGACCTTGGTATAGTTGATGATGCTAAGTCACAAGATGAAATAAGGTCAAAAACTAAACATCAAAGAAAACAAGTTCTGACGCCTGTGGACAACCCCGACTTGGAGCTAATCGAGCCTGAAGATCTCGGTTATATTGTATCACCTAAAAAGAAGCGGCGGACAGAAGAAAGTAGACATGAAAAAAGCCCCAGGGCTCTCGTGCCAAAGAAGTCATATTTGCTTGGACGCAATACAGAGGATAAAGTGGCAAAGACAGTCGATTTATCTCAAAACACTTTCAAAGAGTCATTGAACAAAGAAGAACCCCCTAAAACGCACAATGCTGCTTCAGCTATTGACAGTTTAGTAAAAGCTGCAGCTTTAATTGAGACTCAGtctgaaaatgtattaaacaATGTTTGTGATACTCCAAGCACAGATTCACCAACTGTTACTCCCGCAAAAAGAGGTCGTGGTCGGCCACGAAAATATCCACTTCCTGAAGGAGCAGCTGACAAAAATAAAGCACCTAGTCCACAAAAGAAACCGCGGTTGATAGACGCCAAAATAAAGAAACCCGAACCCATTTCCGATGATGATAGTAGTGAAGATGAAGTTATTAAGGAAAATTGGACGATGGGAAAAATAAACGAGAATATTGTATGTCCAATTTGTAGCAAGTTGTTTAGGTCGGAAAACGTTGTTTTTAAACACGTAAAACATTGCACAGGTCCTTCGCCGAACCGATCTGACTCTGACAAAAGAAGTCCAAGGAGAGGAAGATTTTCGCAGGAATCCGAATCCACAGAGAGCAAGACAACGGATGATACGGACTTTGAAATAGAAAAGATAGCACCCAAAAAACGTAAGTCCAAAGAAAGCCCTGTCAAGCCCGCGACAGAAAAAGACGACATCATTGTTATTGAAGACACGCCTATAAAAGAAAGAATTGAAAAACGTGAAGTTAAGActcatgaaacaaaaaaagttgtcaaaaataaagtacaagATAATAAAGTCAACAACTTGGTTTGTGAAATTTGTGGCAAGACATTTAGACAGTTATCATACTTAGTGAGTCACAAGCTGCTACATGGCAAAGATGAACAAAAGAAGGTCGAGCCTGCACAAGACCAATCTAAATCTGTGTTTAGTTGCGACGTCTGCAAAAAAGAGTTCAGAAAACTCCACCATTTAGTTCAACACCGTATAATACACAATCCTAATGCGATGCCCGCTAGATTATCGAGAAAAAGTTCATTAGAACAAAAggacaataaaattgataaggACCAAGTTTCTAAACAAAGCGAAGATCCAAGCGCAGGCTTCCGTTGTGAACCTTGTGATAAGTCATTTAGGAAACTGCATCATCTTGTTGAACACAGAGAAACGCATGATGGAATCAACCGGCAAAAGATTGTACCGGCACCGCCAGTACATGACAAACTACCTCCTCCGCCTCAGTGCGAGGTTTGCAAGAAAACATTCAGGAAACTGCATCATTTGATTGAACACAAAGAACAACACTTGGAAACTAGTTCTGAAAAATCTGATGACAAAAGTGTTAAGAGTTCTTTGTCTACTAAAGATATCATCCACGAATGTTCCCTGTGTTATATGGTGTTCCCTAATGAACATTCACTTACGAAACACACAGTTATATGCcagaaaaagaagaaacaaTCTGCGACCAAAGCTTTGAAGCAACTTGAAGACGGTTCTGAAGTCACAAAAGACCAGAAAGAAGACACAGTTTCTGAACCAACTAAACAAGACGAAGATTTGAAGACTATTGAGGAAATAGCTTCAGATGATACACAGAACAGCGATAtcccaatttcaaaatttgtgcCTGAAAGAAAATCGACTGAATCTAATATCAATAGTGCTTCTGAACAAAAATCTCAAATCACTCCAGAAGTAGATAAACCAGAACCGATAACGGTAAAAGAAAGCGAAAAGGAAACTACATCGAAGGAACCTGATACAAAGCTTTTAAAAGAGACTAAGCAGATAGAAAATGCTTCCAAAGTGCAAGTAGATTCAGAAATACCTGTGAAAATACCGAAAACAGATGAAAAAGAGACTGGAAAGACGgcgaaaaagaaaacattggCCAAAGAAAAATCTGCTACCGTTGCTAAACGTCAGAAATCTATAAGTGCTCCGCTTCCAGTCGTCGCCGAGGTGAAGGCAGCCGAATCGAGCGACGACGACGAAGTCAGATACATGCTCAACCCCGACTTCAAAGTGGAGGAAACAGCTGAAGCCAAAATATTCATGAAAGTTAAAGCAAAGAAACGCAACTCGCTACAAATCGAACGGCCCAATTCTAAAGATCTAGTCAAAAGACGAATATCACTACAACATCCGCCCAAGATCCCTCGTTTGAAGCCAAAACCTATTGTGCCTAAAGTTCCTGTTAGTACAGTCGCACCAGTCAAATCCAAGCCTGATTTAGATCCAGTGCCTTCCACGGATTCTGACGATAGTGACGTCAAATACTCTTTCCCAAAACCAACTGTTGAGAAAGCAAAGCTCGCGTCACAAGAAACACCGAAAGAAGCTAAGAGCACGCCAAGAAAATCGTTGGCGGACAAGAGGAAATCTCTCGGAGGCATAGCCAAGCGGAAGTCTATGGGGAAGGCCATTATCGCGAAGCACAAAGTGAAACCTTCGCCTTTGAAGACGATTAAAAGAC GCACAGCAGAGATTGAGCACCGTTGCGACTGCGGCCAGCTGTTCAGCAGCGCGGCGCTGCTGTGCCGCCACACCTCGCTGGCCCACACGCCGCCGCGCGTGCGCCGCCGCCGCtcgccgccgcccgccgcaGCCTCAGCCTCAGCCGCAGCCTCGCGACCCCACGCGGAATCCCGCAAGTCCAGCACCCGAAGCGACACCTCCAACAAAGAAAGAAACAGTGAAAAACCGAGTGCTAAAAGTGAAGTGCGCAAGTCGATTAAAGTTGAGGAATCTACGAAAAAGACGAGTACGAAAGTCAGGCGGTCCAATGCCCATCGCGGCGTGCCCGTGCCGGAGAAGATGAGGAAACTCATGGAGAAAATGAAATAG
- the Vps51 gene encoding vacuolar protein sorting-associated protein 51 homolog has translation MAESQANGDNPLDIDGNNFNADLYLENVLKRATLRQIMDKEAEVVTQSQFLQSEMQTLVYENYNKFISATETVRKMRSDFKIMQEEMNKLSENINKITTFSSQISESLKDSGNNVSRLCGTRQLLDKLQFLFLLPTQLNKAIDENRYADAVHDYTHAQRVLQKYGNQPSFQSIQTECSEIIYGLKKTLRDRLLSPETSASELAESVGLLRQLQETDSSLKDIFLSCAESRLDKHLQTLSGMVETTDILEWVEKCNNTLLADLGIVISCYHEMFQDKEDTNIPEFADKIVMQLFHLFEEVVKRPENVGTEILIRGLDKFFRKLQAMTEIISSDAMSNKAVELVVQCIDHKATIQYQSIQSHFKDSLMKVRQSLASKGTENADLKDILNSLQVYLMQKVQASLLDLMAFLQNNLSFGLKQWCAKSVSDACWKIVSETMVNLSDIVKTSCLQTSNNNIPFELLLILAKLCLEMQDSGVTTLHSHLLKLLEESAPGLTIENRDTNSIMVHLSTAAQAALDSEVVFIGQTAAQMLRVSVLARDWLRAPEPRGPRAVCRRVVETLASADNAAAQLFPTSVKPSSDSSRRTIWSRAPSSFSPINRIFSERIEVFSPAGADRAALSNGALKVALKALVECVRLRTFGRHGLQQLQVDVHFLQQRLSCMGNDERLLNALLEDALASAQLRCVDPQLMEPSIVDIICERG, from the coding sequence ATGGCAGAATCTCAAGCAAATGGAGATAATCCGCTGGATATCGACGGGAACAACTTTAACGCTGACTTATATCTTGAAAATGTCCTGAAACGAGCTACTCTGCGACAAATCATGGACAAGGAGGCCGAAGTGGTCACCCAGAGCCAGTTTCTCCAATCAGAAATGCAGACCTTAGTCTATGAGAACTACAACAAATTCATTTCGGCAACTGAGACTGTACGCAAAATGCGTTCAGATTTCAAGATAATGCAAGAAGAAATGAACAAGCTGAGTGagaacataaacaaaattactacCTTCAGCTCCCAGATCTCAGAATCCTTGAAGGACAGTGGCAACAATGTGAGTAGACTTTGTGGAACACGGCAATTGTTGGACAAacttcaatttctttttttattgcccACTCAGTTGAATAAAGCCATAGACGAAAACAGGTACGCTGATGCTGTCCACGACTATACCCATGCTCAAAGAGTGTTGCAAAAATATGGCAACCAACCTTCTTTTCAAAGCATCCAAACTGAATGTTCTGAGATTATTTATggcttaaaaaaaactttgagaGATAGATTGTTAAGTCCAGAAACTTCGGCTTCTGAGTTAGCTGAGAGTGTGGGCTTATTGAGACAGCTTCAGGAAACTGATTCATCCCTGAAAGACATCTTCTTGAGCTGTGCTGAAAGTAGACTCGACAAACATCTACAGACATTAAGTGGCATGGTTGAAACAACAGACATTTTGGAATGGGTAGAGAAATGTAACAATACATTGCTAGCGGACTTGGGAATAGTTATATCCTGCTACCATGAAATGTTTCAAGACAAAGAGGACACAAATATCCCGGAGTTTGCTGATAAAATTGTGATGCAACTGTTCCATCTCTTTGAAGAAGTCGTTAAAAGACCAGAGAATGTTGGCACTGAAATTTTGATTAGAGGACTGGATAAATTCTTCAGGAAGTTACAGGCTATGACTGAAATAATTTCGAGTGATGCAATGTCCAATAAAGCTGTAGAGTTAGTAGTGCAGTGTATAGATCACAAAGCCACAATTCAGTACCAATCAATACAGTCACATTTCAAAGATAGCTTGATGAAAGTCCGACAATCTTTAGCCAGCAAAGGAACTGAAAATGCAGACTTGAAAGATATCCTCAACTCTTTGCAAGTGTATCTCATGCAGAAAGTCCAAGCTTCTCTTCTAGATCTGATGGCATTTTTGCAAAACAATCTGTCTTTTGGTCTCAAGCAATGGTGTGCCAAATCTGTGTCAGACGCTTGCTGGAAGATTGTCTCAGAAACCATGGTGAATCTGTCAGATATAGTCAAGACATCCTGTTTGCAGACTTCAAACAACAACATTCCATTTGAATTACTACTGATTCTTGCTAAGTTATGTTTAGAAATGCAAGACAGTGGAGTAACAACATTACATAGTCACTTGTTGAAGCTATTAGAAGAATCAGCACCTGGCTTGACAATAGAGAATAGAGATACCAACAGTATAATGGTACATTTATCGACAGCAGCACAAGCAGCATTAGATTCAGAGGTAGTATTTATAGGGCAGACTGCAGCTCAGATGCTGAGGGTGTCCGTTTTAGCGAGAGATTGGTTACGAGCACCTGAACCACGAGGGCCTAGAGCTGTTTGCCGAAGAGTCGTGGAAACATTAGCCAGTGCCGACAATGCTGCAGCTCAACTTTTCCCAACTAGTGTGAAACCATCCAGTGATTCAAGTAGGAGAACTATTTGGTCTCGCGCACCATCATCCTTCTCACCAATAAATAGGATTTTCTCTGAAAGAATTGAGGTTTTCAGTCCGGCTGGTGCGGATAGAGCGGCGTTGTCAAATGGAGCTTTAAAAGTCGCGTTAAAGGCCTTGGTGGAATGCGTACGGCTGCGAACATTTGGGAGGCACGGATTGCAGCAGTTGCAAGTTGATGTGCATTTCTTGCAACAACGCTTGTCGTGCATGGGCAATGACGAGCGATTGCTTAATGCACTATTAGAGGATGCTTTAGCCTCTGCTCAGTTGAGATGTGTGGACCCTCAGTTGATGGAGCCTAGTATTGTAGACATTATTTGTGAACGGGgttga